In the Leguminivora glycinivorella isolate SPB_JAAS2020 chromosome 14, LegGlyc_1.1, whole genome shotgun sequence genome, one interval contains:
- the LOC125233664 gene encoding uncharacterized protein LOC125233664 isoform X3 produces MDSDEDLTVSCAMYLAEWGLSETTISNFEENKISVKLLDCIEEAELKELIPSLKERILYKRGMKKLQTIIHETCSDDTVSINSSDDTVSINSDFSAPSPTNSTTSTSINKLPPTKENSSYTRKYLLLCPYFVENLSRLSADLMQEIKIKTKSAHQRQKKQSITNRPSWSHETV; encoded by the exons ATGGATAGTGACGAAGATTTAACAGTTAGTTGTGCGATGTACTTGGCTGAATGGGGTTTGTCCGAAACCACTATATCTAATTTTGAAG AAAATAAGATTTCCGTCAAATTGCTGGACTGCATAGAAGAAGCAGAACTTAAAGAGTTGATACCCAGTTTAAAAGAACGAATTCTATACAAGCGTGGAATGAAAAAACTACAAACCATTATACAC GAGACATGCTCTGATGACACTGTAAGCATTAATAGTTCTGATGACACTGTAAGCATTAATAGCGATTTTTCTGCACCGAGTCCTACGAACAGCACCACTAGCACCAGTATCAATAAACTGCCACCCACGAAAGAAAATTCTTCTTAT acacGAAAGTATTTATTGCTTTGTCCTTACTTTGTGGAAAACTTGTCCCGACTGTCGGCAGATTTGATGCAGGAAATAAAGATAAAGACGAAAAG CGCTCATCAAAGGCAGAAAAAACAAAGTATAACAAACCGACCATCCTGGAGTCACGAGACAGTTTGA